Proteins encoded together in one Amblyomma americanum isolate KBUSLIRL-KWMA chromosome 1, ASM5285725v1, whole genome shotgun sequence window:
- the LOC144100907 gene encoding uncharacterized protein LOC144100907 yields the protein MASQAAVYAEVSQLVQSALDGYHVCFFAYGQAGAGKTRTMVGDEDDDLRGIIPRALRQVFEAPQKQPQWTDSTHRNTPWWSSLRRCTTGPSATSLCLRLKQTRPHRCSSRWPARVGLSQWPA from the exons ATGGCCAGCCAGGCAGCGGTGTATGCCGAAGTCTCCCAGCTGGTGCAGAGTGCACTGGATGGCTACCACGTGTGCTTCTTTGCGTACGGCCAGGCGGGCGCCGGCAAGACCCGCACCATGGTGGGGGACGAGGACGACGATCTGAGGGGCATCATACCGCGCGCCCTCCGCCAGGTCTTCGAGGCGCCCCAGAAGCAGCCCCAGTGGACGGATAGTACGCACAGGAA TACACCATGGTGGTCATCTTTGCGGAGGTGTACAACGGGACCGAGCGCAACCTCCTTGTGCCTCCGTCTCAAGCAGACAAGGCCCCACCGCTGCAGCTCACGATGGCCAGCAAGGGTGGGCCTGTCACAGTGGCCAGCCTGA